CCCTGGGTGATCTGGGTATAGAGCTGGCCGGTCGCCCCGAAGCTCAGCTGCAGCTCATCGCCGGTCTTGGCCTTGAAGGCGGTCGCCAGTTCCTCGGCCACCTTGGTGAAGTTGGCGGCAACCGCCACGCTCACCGTCGCGGCGTGAGAAGGGAGCGCCACGCCCAGGCTGAGAATGGCGGCGGCAAGCATTAGTCCAGGACGCATTGGAAACCCTCGATATGTTTGTGTGAACATATCGAGAGCATTGAACGATGGCAACCGGCCTCAGGGGTGCTGGATGCCGGTGGCGCCGACGAAAACGGAATAGACCGCGTTGGTCGAGGTGATGAACAGGCGGTTGCGGCGCGGACCGCCGAAGGTGACGTTCGAGACCGGGTTGGGCAGCTTGATGCGGCCAAGCGCCAGGCCGCCCGGGTCGTAGCAGTTCACGCCCGCGCCGGCGCTGGTCCAGACATTGCCCTCGGTATCGAGCCGCATGCCGTCGGCCTTTTCGACATCGACGAAGACACGGCTGTTGCTGACCCTGTTGTCGGCCGAGACATCGAACTGGCGGATATGGGCGGGGCAGTCGGGGTTGTGGCTGCGGCCGGATTCGATGACGTAGAGGGTCGATTCGTCAGGGGAGAAGGCGAGGCCGTTGGGCTTCTGGAAATCGTCGATGGCGATTTCGAGCGAGCCATCGGCGGGATCGAAGCGGTAGACGTAGCAGCCGTCCTGCTCCATGTCGGCCTTGTAGCCCTCATAATCCGACATGATCCCGTAATTGGGGTCGGTGAACCAGATGGTGCCGTCGGACTTGACCACGACGTCGTTGGGCGAGTTGAGCCGCCTGCCGCGATAGCTGTCGGCAATGGTGGTGATGGTGCCATCGGCCTCGGTGCGCAGGACCGCACGGGCGCCGTGCGAGCAGGAGACGAGGCGGCCCTGTCGGTCGCGGGTATTGCCGTTGATATAGTTGGAGGGCGTGCGGAAGACCGAGACGCCCAGGTCCGGCACCCAGCGCAGCATGCGGTTGTTGGGGATGTCGCTCCAGAGGAGATAGCCGCCGTCGTTGAACCAGACCGGGCCTTCGGCCCAGCGGCACTTGTCGAAGATGAGTTCGAGATCGGCGATGGGCACCGTCAGATCGTAGAACTTTTTCTCGTAATATTCGTAGGCGTCCCCGACTATGGCCATGCTGTCCCTCCCGGCTGGGGTGATCCAAACAGCAATTGCGCCCATCGGGCAAGGCGTCAGAGGGCGATGAGCCCGGCCTCGGTGGGGCGGAAGCCGCAGGCGCGGTAGAAGCCTGCGAGATGCGGCTCGTAGTCGACATGGAGCCAGCCTGCGCCGCGGGCCCGTGCGGCGCTTGTGACGAGGGCCACGAGTTCCGTGGCGATGCCCTGGCGGCGATAGTCGGGGTGGACGGTGGTATCGAGAAGGAACGCATGGATGCCGCCGTCGCTCGCCACATTGACGTAGCCGATCAGGGCGGCGCCATCATAGGCTCCGGCATGGACGAGGCTGCGGGCGAGCACGGGCGCGAAGCTCGCTGGGTGCGCGTCGCTCCAGGCGGCCTGCCAGAGGGCGCGCAGTTCGGCGTCGTCGGGGTGCGGGTCGAGGCGGTATGAAATGGGCATGCGCCATTCTGGCGGCGCCCGGGGCCGACGACAATAGGTCGGCTGATGAGGGCTTGACCTTCCCATTATGGGAAGCCCTACATGAAGAGCCGACGCAATGCAAAAGAGCCGGGATTCGCACGGTTCGACGGAAGAGATTCATGAACGAGCACACCCATCATTCGACCCCGGCAAGCCCGGCCGTGACCCGCGATCCGGTTTGCGGAATGACGGTCGACATGGAAAAGACCGCCCACAAGACCGTGCATGAAGGCCGCGAGTTCGGGTTCTGCAGCGCCGGCTGCAAGGCCAAGTTCGAGGCTTCGCCGGAGACCTACCTGACGGCCAAGGACCCGGTCTGCGGCATGAACGTCGACCGCGCCAAGGCCAAGTGGATGAGCAAGCACGAGGGCAAGCGGTATTATTTCTGCTCGCAGGGGTGCCAGGCCAAGTTCGAAGCCGAGCCGCAGAAGTATCTCGAAGCGGTGCCCTTCGCCGTGGCCGAGCCGCTGATGGCCGGGCGGCACGGGCACAGCCATGCGCATGCCCACGCCCAGGCCACTGCGCCGGCGGGGACGAAGTATACCTGCCCGATGCACCCCCAGATCGTGCAGGATGGGCCGGGCGATTGCCCGATCTGCGGCATGGCGCTCGAGCCGATGGGCGTGCCGCCTGCCGATGCGGCCAATCCCGAGCTCGAGGATTTTTCGCGCCGGATGTGGATCAGCGCCGCGTTCAGCGTGCCGTTGCTGCTTATCTCGATGGGACCGATGGTGGGCCTGCCGTTCCGCGAATGGATCGGCGAGCCGCTGGCGAGCTGGATCGAGCTGGTGCTGGCGACCCCGGTCGTGCTGTGGGCGGCACAGCCGTTCTTCCGGCGCGCCTGGGCATCGCTGGTCAACCGTTCGCCCAATATGTGGACGCTGATCGGGCTGGGTACCGGGGCGGCTTATCTCTTCTCCGTGGTGGCGGTGTTGTTCCCGCGGATATTCCCGATGGAGATGACGCATATGAACGGCGCGCCGCCGGTCTATTTCGAGGCGGCGGCGGTGATCATCACGCTGGTCTTTGTCGGGCAGGTGCTGGAACTGCGCGCCCGCGAGCAGACCGGCAAGGCGCTGCGCGCACTTTTCGATCTCGCGCCCAAGACGGCGCGGCGCATCGAGAACGGCGCCGAGACCGACGTGCCACTCGAAGCGGTGCAGCAGGGCGACCTGCTACGCGTCCGTCCGGGCGATGCCGTGCCGGTGGATGGCGTCGTGGTCGAGGGTTCCTCGTTCGTGGATGAATCCATGCTGACGGGCGAGCCTGTGCCGGCCGAAAAGACGCAGGGGGCCGATGTCACCGGCGGTACGCTCAACGGCGAAGGCACCTTCATCATGAAGGCCGAGCGGGTGGGCGCAGAAACGCGGCTCTCGCAGATCGTCGAGCTGGTTTCCAAGGCCCAGCGCAGCCGTGCGCCGATCCAGGCGCTGGCCGACCGGGTCGCCTCCTGGTTCGTGCCGACGGTGGTGCTCGTGGCCATCCTGAGCTTTGCCGCCTGGTGGATCTGGGGGCCCGATCCCAAGATCGCCTATGCGCTGGTGGCTGCGGTTTCGGTGCTCATCATCGCATGTCCCTGTGCGCTGGGGCTCGCCACGCCGATGTCGGTGATGGTTGCCACGGGGCGCGGCGCGCGGGCCGGCGTGCTGGTCAAGGACGCCAAGGCACTCGAAGGCTTTGCCCGCATCAATACGCTGATCGTCGACAAGACCGGCACCCTCACCGAAGGCAAGCCGACGCTGGGCGACGTCATCGCCGACAAGGGCGTCGATGAAGGCTGGGTGCTGGCCGTCGCGGCGGCGCTGGAGCGCGGCTCGGCCCACCCGATCGCCACGGCCATCGAGCGTGGGGCGCAGCAGCGCGGTGCGCGGTCGCTGGAGGTTGCCGACTTCCACTCGGTGACCGGCAAGGGTATTACCGCCACCGTCGCAGGCCAGAAGGCAGCCCTCGGCAATGTGGCGCTGATGGAAAGCCTCAAGATCGAGGTGCCGCAGAAGTTCATCGACCTGATGGGCAGCGCGGCGCATGCGGCCAAGACTTCCGTGCTCGTTGCCGAGAACAGCCGGCTGATCGGCGTCATCACCGTCTCCGATCCCATCAAGCCGACGGCCAAGGCGGCCGTGGCGGAGCTCGGCCGGCTGGGCATCGAGGTCATCATGGCGACGGGCGATGCCCGTGGTCCGGCCGATGCCGTGGGCGAGGCGCTGGGGATCGCGCGGGTCGAAGCCGGCATGACGCCGGAGGCCAAGCACGAGCTGGTCGAAACCCTCAAGCGCCAGGGTCGCAAGGTGGCGATGGCGGGCGACGGGGTCAATGACAGCCCGGCCCTGGCGGCGGCCGATGTCGGTATCGCCATGGGCACTGGTGCGGACGTCGCCATCGAGTCCGCGGGGATCACGCTAATGCAGGGCGATCTTTCGGCAATCGTGCGGGCGCGGCACCTTTCGGAGGCGACGCTCCGCAACATCAAGCAGAACCTGTGGTTCGCCTTCGGCTACAACACGCTGGGCATTCCGCTGGCGGCGGGCGTGCTGTTCCCGATCTTCGGCTGGCTGCTCTCGCCGATGGTCGCGGCGGCGGCCATGAGCCTCTCGTCGGTGAGCGTCATCGGCAACGCCTTGCGGCTCAGGTCCGTGAAGCTTTGAGCTGGAAGGCCCCGGATGAAGATCCGGGGCCTTTTGGTTTGGGCTATTGTGCTGGCGGCGTGACGCCGAGATTGCTCGGCATGGTCGCCGTGCATTGCTTGGCGATATCGGCGATTGCCGCGTTCTGTTCGGGCGAGGACGTCGGCTGCTCGATCACCGACCAGAGATCATCGCGCACGATGCGCTCGACGGCGCAGCCGCAATAAGCGGTGCAGTGGTCATCGGTATTGCCATTGGCCTTGCAGGTGGCCACGCAGCTCGAAACGAAGGAATCGACGCGCGTGGGTGCATCGGCCGGGCGGGCATTGGCGATCGGGTAGATGATGCCGAGCAGGATCGGCTGGTGGACGAGGTAGATGATGAGGCTCCACCGGCCGAGAACGATCAGCGGCCTGAGGATGCTTGCCGGCTTCCAGGCTGCGATCGTCGTGGCAAGTGGCGAGGCGAGCACGAGCCTTGCCAGCGCCATGCCCACCAGCACCATGCCGAACCAGGGGAAGATCGGCACCAGGTCGTTGGTGGCGGGCGGGACTTCCCAGAAGCCGATCCAGGCAATGCGCGGGTCGTTGAAGGCAACATTGCTGAAAAAGAGCGGCACGATGAGGAAGACCGCGCCGACCAGTGCGGTCAGCCAGGGCGGCAGGCGCAGGAAGGGCAGCGCCATGAGGCTGAAAAGCGCGATGGCGTGGAGGATGCCGAAAAAGACGAAGGTTTCCGGAAAGAGGATATAGGTGCCGATGGTGACGGCGGCGGCGCCGGCCGCGATCATGGCGAAGCGCCGCCAGAACGAGGGCCAGCGGATGCCCCGCCCATGCGCCAGCACCAGGCTCACCCCGACCAGCAGCAGGAAGCCGCCAAGGATGAGGTGCTGGAAGATGCGCCAGCCGGTATCGACGGTGATGTCGATCGGGATGAGCTGGAAGTAGCTAAGATCCCATGCGCAGTGGTATATGACCATCGCCACTATGGCGACGCCGCGCAGGACGTCGACTATGGCGAAACGGGGAGGCTTGGCGGGGGCGCCGGTCAAGGACATTGTAGATTCTCGTTGGTCGGCGCAGCGTGCCGCGGTCGGGAGTTAGCCATTGCCTGCAGCTGCGGGCAAGGTGGATTGACCATTGCGCGCCCTGGCTGTACCACCGAGTACGTATTTGTATGTGAAGGGTTAGTTCATGGGTGAGCTGGATCGGGTTCTTACGATCGAGGACATGAAGGCGCTGGCCAAGCGCAAAGTGCCCAAGCAGTTCTTCGACTACGTCGATAGCGGCGCCTGGACCGAGGGCACCTATCGCGCCAACGAGGACGATTTCCGCAAGATCAGCTTCCGCCAGCGCGTTGCGGTGGACATGGACAATCGCAGCATTGCCTCGACCATCGTCGGGCATCCGGTGGCGATGCCGGTCGCGACGGCGCCCGTCGGGTTCCTGGGCATGCAGAGTGCGGATGGCGAGATCAAGGCGGCACGCGCGGCCGAAAAATTCGGCGTGCCCTTCACGCTTTCGACCATGAGCATCTGCTCGATCGAGGATGTGGCCGAGAACACCAGCAAGCCCTTCTGGTTCCAGCTCTACGTCATGCGCGACCGCGACTTCGTCAACCGGCTCATCGATCGCGCCAAGGCGGCCAGGTGCTCGGCTCTGGTGCTGACGATGGACCTGCAGATCCTCGGTCAGCGGCATAAGGATCTGCGCAACGGCATGTCGGCGCCGCCGAAATTCACGCCCAAATTCGTCTTCGAAATGATGCGCAAGCCCGGCTGGGCCATGGGCATGCTCGGCACCAACCGCCACACGTTCCGCAATATTGCGGGGCACGTCGATGGCGCGGGCGATCTCTCCAAGCTCGCCGCCTGGACCAGCTCGCAGTTCGACCCGACGCTCAACTGGCGCGACATTGCCTGGATCAAGGAGCGGTTCGGCGGACCGGTGATCGTCAAGGGCATTCTCGATCCGGACGATGCGCGGCAGGCGGTGCAGCACGGGGCCGACGCGATCGTGGTCTCCAATCACGGCGGCCGCCAGCTCGACGGCGCCCCCTCGACCATCAGGGTATTGCCCGAGATCGTCGATGCGGTGGGCTCGCACACCGAAGTGCTGATGGATGGCGGTATCCGCTCGGGGCAGGACCTCCTCAAGGCCATCGCACTCGGCGCCAAGGGCGCGCTCCTCGGCCGCACGATCGCATTCGGGGTCGGGGCCGGTGGCGAAGCCGGCGTGGCGCGGGCGCTCGAAATCCTGCGCAAGGAAACCGACATCACCCTGGCGCTACTGGGCGAGCGGGACATCCACAATGTGGGGCCGCATAATATTTACGCGAATGAGCTGGTGAAGCGGCAGGGGTATTGAGCGCTGGATTTCGGCGCGTGTTCCGATAGTCCGCTCCGACCTCTCCCCACCGCCGCACTTCCCCGGCCGCAGAGCCGGGGCCCACGGATGCCTCCACTCGCGCGGATTGGGGCAATAGGTCCCGGGTCTTCGCCCGGGGAAGTGCGGTGGTTGTGATGCGGGTGGTTTCCTAGCCCCCGTCAGTTGCCGAGTACTTATGCGAACGAGCTGATGAGGCGGCAGGGTGTTGAGCGCTGAGACTTCGGCGCGTGTTCCGATAGTCCGCTCCGCCTTCCCCCACCACTGCACTTCCCCGACCGCAGAGCCGGGGCCCACGGATGCCTCCACTTGCGCGGATGGGTGCAATAGGCCCCGGGTCTTCGCCCGGGGAAGTCCCGTGGTTGTGATGGGCGTAGTTTTTAGCCCCGCACCGGATCCGGCAGCCGTGTCAGTTGCCGGTACACCAGCCTTGCAACCGTCTGCATCTGTTCCTGCGGCAGGTCGCCCACCACCGTGCAGGTGATGGTGTCGTTGGCCCAGTAGAAGGCATCAAGTCCGTTCACCGTTTCGAACTGATAGGCCTTGGACTTATCCGGCAATGCGGCCGTGACGTAGACGGTCAGCCGGTCCTTGGTGGCGTTCTCGTACATGAGCTGCGCGGCAGGGCCGGTGTTGCGGTAGACGTCGGGGGGGAGGAGGCGGCCGCCGACGAGGAGGAAGCCTTGCTCGCTCAGGTCCGGGGCGTTGAGCTGGTGGTTGAGGCGGTTGGAGAGCCAGGTGGTGAGGTGCCCCTTGTCGGCCGCGGCGACTTCCACGGCGTGCCGGTTCTCGTTGACATAGAGGGCGTGAGCATTGACCGCGCTGGCGATCAGCAACTGGCCGGGCGTTTCCTCCGGTTGCAGCAGGTCGCGGGCGAACCAGCCGGCGCCCAGGCCAAGCCCGATGAGCACGACGGCCGCCGCGGCCATGCGCGGCCAGGAGGCGGCGCGGGCCGAACGCTCGGCGGCGAGGCGATGGGGGTTGAGGC
The sequence above is a segment of the Paradevosia shaoguanensis genome. Coding sequences within it:
- a CDS encoding DUF1624 domain-containing protein gives rise to the protein MSLTGAPAKPPRFAIVDVLRGVAIVAMVIYHCAWDLSYFQLIPIDITVDTGWRIFQHLILGGFLLLVGVSLVLAHGRGIRWPSFWRRFAMIAAGAAAVTIGTYILFPETFVFFGILHAIALFSLMALPFLRLPPWLTALVGAVFLIVPLFFSNVAFNDPRIAWIGFWEVPPATNDLVPIFPWFGMVLVGMALARLVLASPLATTIAAWKPASILRPLIVLGRWSLIIYLVHQPILLGIIYPIANARPADAPTRVDSFVSSCVATCKANGNTDDHCTAYCGCAVERIVRDDLWSVIEQPTSSPEQNAAIADIAKQCTATMPSNLGVTPPAQ
- a CDS encoding anti-sigma factor family protein, encoding MTAPLTITDDTLQAYADGRLDADGRAAVEAHLEAHPDLAAELALWQRQRDAIKTLYDPVAGEPVPARLNPHRLAAERSARAASWPRMAAAAVVLIGLGLGAGWFARDLLQPEETPGQLLIASAVNAHALYVNENRHAVEVAAADKGHLTTWLSNRLNHQLNAPDLSEQGFLLVGGRLLPPDVYRNTGPAAQLMYENATKDRLTVYVTAALPDKSKAYQFETVNGLDAFYWANDTITCTVVGDLPQEQMQTVARLVYRQLTRLPDPVRG
- a CDS encoding GNAT family N-acetyltransferase — translated: MPISYRLDPHPDDAELRALWQAAWSDAHPASFAPVLARSLVHAGAYDGAALIGYVNVASDGGIHAFLLDTTVHPDYRRQGIATELVALVTSAARARGAGWLHVDYEPHLAGFYRACGFRPTEAGLIAL
- a CDS encoding SMP-30/gluconolactonase/LRE family protein; translated protein: MAIVGDAYEYYEKKFYDLTVPIADLELIFDKCRWAEGPVWFNDGGYLLWSDIPNNRMLRWVPDLGVSVFRTPSNYINGNTRDRQGRLVSCSHGARAVLRTEADGTITTIADSYRGRRLNSPNDVVVKSDGTIWFTDPNYGIMSDYEGYKADMEQDGCYVYRFDPADGSLEIAIDDFQKPNGLAFSPDESTLYVIESGRSHNPDCPAHIRQFDVSADNRVSNSRVFVDVEKADGMRLDTEGNVWTSAGAGVNCYDPGGLALGRIKLPNPVSNVTFGGPRRNRLFITSTNAVYSVFVGATGIQHP
- a CDS encoding alpha-hydroxy acid oxidase; the protein is MDRVLTIEDMKALAKRKVPKQFFDYVDSGAWTEGTYRANEDDFRKISFRQRVAVDMDNRSIASTIVGHPVAMPVATAPVGFLGMQSADGEIKAARAAEKFGVPFTLSTMSICSIEDVAENTSKPFWFQLYVMRDRDFVNRLIDRAKAARCSALVLTMDLQILGQRHKDLRNGMSAPPKFTPKFVFEMMRKPGWAMGMLGTNRHTFRNIAGHVDGAGDLSKLAAWTSSQFDPTLNWRDIAWIKERFGGPVIVKGILDPDDARQAVQHGADAIVVSNHGGRQLDGAPSTIRVLPEIVDAVGSHTEVLMDGGIRSGQDLLKAIALGAKGALLGRTIAFGVGAGGEAGVARALEILRKETDITLALLGERDIHNVGPHNIYANELVKRQGY
- a CDS encoding heavy metal translocating P-type ATPase; the encoded protein is MNEHTHHSTPASPAVTRDPVCGMTVDMEKTAHKTVHEGREFGFCSAGCKAKFEASPETYLTAKDPVCGMNVDRAKAKWMSKHEGKRYYFCSQGCQAKFEAEPQKYLEAVPFAVAEPLMAGRHGHSHAHAHAQATAPAGTKYTCPMHPQIVQDGPGDCPICGMALEPMGVPPADAANPELEDFSRRMWISAAFSVPLLLISMGPMVGLPFREWIGEPLASWIELVLATPVVLWAAQPFFRRAWASLVNRSPNMWTLIGLGTGAAYLFSVVAVLFPRIFPMEMTHMNGAPPVYFEAAAVIITLVFVGQVLELRAREQTGKALRALFDLAPKTARRIENGAETDVPLEAVQQGDLLRVRPGDAVPVDGVVVEGSSFVDESMLTGEPVPAEKTQGADVTGGTLNGEGTFIMKAERVGAETRLSQIVELVSKAQRSRAPIQALADRVASWFVPTVVLVAILSFAAWWIWGPDPKIAYALVAAVSVLIIACPCALGLATPMSVMVATGRGARAGVLVKDAKALEGFARINTLIVDKTGTLTEGKPTLGDVIADKGVDEGWVLAVAAALERGSAHPIATAIERGAQQRGARSLEVADFHSVTGKGITATVAGQKAALGNVALMESLKIEVPQKFIDLMGSAAHAAKTSVLVAENSRLIGVITVSDPIKPTAKAAVAELGRLGIEVIMATGDARGPADAVGEALGIARVEAGMTPEAKHELVETLKRQGRKVAMAGDGVNDSPALAAADVGIAMGTGADVAIESAGITLMQGDLSAIVRARHLSEATLRNIKQNLWFAFGYNTLGIPLAAGVLFPIFGWLLSPMVAAAAMSLSSVSVIGNALRLRSVKL